The Arachis duranensis cultivar V14167 chromosome 2, aradu.V14167.gnm2.J7QH, whole genome shotgun sequence genome has a window encoding:
- the LOC107474901 gene encoding uncharacterized protein LOC107474901 — protein MDLDVEDDDDRFFDPSDRLSCAVPLDFVSASEDDDGDFDDARISFSSAVSSVPAFRNRASSMRTPPRLSVSTSDSFADYGIWMGSPDSISERRKRLLLGMGLDENMEFLKLQSTKLGHGVSRRFEKGNNQYRVPISPERTTLDHGGGGGGGKGDDRGIIIRTTTGSSGSSVLAEQKTEQSSVSVVFVRSRSEGDIASFSMENKRKEEMIGNVSKQRLTRTATEIPVPRGNVITHARAVVKDGKEAEEPEAHDQNVSAPAVNSDVAPFFLIKNLDTGNEFIVNECGENGAWNRLSDLQTGRKLTMEEFEKTVGHSRVVNKLMRRAKFENDEEYSGALDSSPSMSRSLRMSISMSKSKSRRGSFLRNIKGVASGIIRERERDCPAHLHQEVVWEAKPTMSRWVRVKQSGKSYKEFSALHLCQEFQAHEGLIWKIKFNLDGRFLASAGEDKVVHVWEVIERDCMGFSNSNSVSEEGSVMIASAPLSSEKKKGLFGSKRDKVPEYVHMSETVFTLLEEPYCSFHGHLDEVLDLAWSKSELLLSSSMDKTVRLWDLETKSCLKVFPHNDYVTCIQFNPIDEDYFISGCLDGKVRIWDIQERHVVDWTDIHEMVTAIAYTPDGQGVLVGTMKGSCRTYSVADCKLSQTGTVEIRRKKKSHLRKVTGFQFAPGNPSQVLVTSADARARIVEGSEVVQKFKGFKNADSQIAASFSANGKFIISASDDSQVFIWKNEEQKSGGTGKGRNIVVTRAHENFQCKDVLIAVAWPCMIRGDPPPVKLQTSKRISKRFSVSSSNNVVDDTTNARRFLLPPLPKKKNKQAAVDSASNSSVEDHAALSHSDSRRMLRHFSKKTNGHHVTHEEDDNPEAISRSNSGIGDSFSSSSSSSSARYGFSSASFGSSSFSEGSHDSSLIYPSAWGSVIVTAGIGGEIRCYQNFGLPRKMSRGGLYKMIKQRIKIFSTEDGILRRKYAHFQEVVAQCVSSSFQIVDPFVGAEGGVGHVEARRLIGVQLETLITVKLT, from the exons ATGGATTTGGACGTTGAGGACGACGACGACCGATTCTTTGATCCCTCCGACCGCCTTTCCTGCGCTGTTCCTCTCGACTTCGTTTCCGCTTCCGAGGACGACGACGGCGATTTCGACGATGCAAGAATCTCCTTCTCGTCTGCGGTTTCCTCTGTTCCCGCCTTCAGAAACAGAGCATCAAGCATGCGAACTCCTCCGAGACTTTCCGTTTCTACCAGCGACTCCTTCGCCGATTATGGAATATGGATGGGTTCTCCCGATTCAATTAGCGAGCGGCGGAAGCGGTTGCTTCTCGGAATGGGACTCGACGAAAACATGGAGTTCTTGAAGCTACAGAGCACGAAGCTTGGCCATGGAGTTTCCAGGAGGTTTGAGAAAGGCAACAATCAATATCGTGTGCCGATTTCACCGGAGAGGACAACATTGGATCacggcggcggcggcggcggcggcaAGGGTGATGATAGAGGTATTATAATTCGTACTACTACCGGTTCTTCTGGTTCTTCTGTTTTGGCAGAGCAAAAAACAGAGCAATCCTCTGTTTCCGTTGTTTTCGTTCGGTCACGGTCCGAGGGCGATATTGCATCGTTTTCAATggagaataaaagaaaagaggagaTGATTGGGAATGTCTCGAAGCAGCGCCTCACGAGGACTGCGACGGAGATACCTGTGCCACGCGGCAATGTTATTACTCATGCTAGGGCGGTGGTGAAAGACGGCAAGGAGGCAGAGGAACCGGAGGCGCACGACCAGAATGTTTCTGCACCCGCGGTGAATTCGGATGTAGCGCCTTTCTTCTTGATCAAGAATTTGGACACGGGGAACGAATTTATCGTGAATGAATGTGGCGAAAATGGCGCGTGGAATAGGTTGAGTGACTTGCAGACAGGAAGGAAGCTAACCATGGAAGAGTTCGAGAAAACCGTGGGACACTCAAGGGTGGTTAATAAGCTAATGAGGCGAGCGAAATTTGAAAACGATGAAGAATACTCGGGGGCTCTCGACTCGAGCCCTTCGATGTCTAGGAGCCTGAGGATGAGCATAAGCATGAGCAAGAGCAAGAGCAGGAGAGGATCATTCTTAAGGAACATAAAAGGGGTAGCCAGCGGGATCATTCGCGAAAGAGAAAGAGATTGTCCGGCGCACCTTCACCAGGAAGTGGTTTGGGAAGCAAAACCAACCATGAGTAGATGGGTTCGGGTGAAGCAGAGTGGTAAGTCTTACAAGGAGTTTTCTGCTCTGCATTTGTGCCAGGAGTTCCAAGCTCATGAGGGACTAATTTGgaaaattaagtttaatttagATGGGAGGTTTTTGGCGAGTGCTGGCGAGGACAAGGTGGTTCATGTTTGGGAAGTCATTGAGCGTGACTGTATGGGATTCTCTAATTCTAATTCGGTGTCGGAAGAAGGGAGCGTTATGATTGCGTCGGCGCCCCTGTCTAGTGAGAAGAAGAAGGGCTTGTTTGGAAGTAAGAGGGATAAAGTTCCGGAATACGTTCATATGTCCGAAACTGTTTTCACCCTTTTGGAGGAACCGTATTGCTCCTTTCACGGTCATTTGGATGAAGTTTTGGATTTGGCATGGTCTAAGTCTGAG CTTCTTCTGTCATCGTCAATGGATAAAACAGTGAGGTTGTGGGACCTGGAAACTAAGAGTTGCTTAAAGGTGTTTCCTCATAATGACTACG TAACGTGCATACAGTTCAATCCTATAGACGAGGATTATTTCATAAGTGGCTGCCTCGACGGGAAGGTTAGAATATGGGACATACAGGAACGTCATGTCGTGGATTGGACTGATATCCATGAAATGGTTACTGCAATTGCATACACACCTGATGGTCAA GGTGTTTTAGTGGGCACAATGAAAGGGAGTTGTCGTACCTATAGTGTTGCAG ATTGCAAATTAAGTCAAACAGGCACGGTGGAGATTCGACGCAAGAAGAAATCTCATCTCAGAAAAGTCACGGGTTTTCAG TTTGCCCCAGGAAATCCATCACAAGTACTTGTTACTTCAGCGGATGCCAGGGCAAGAATTGTTGAAGGTTCAGAGGTTGTTCAGAAGTTTAAGG GTTTTAAAAATGCAGACAGCCAAATCGCAGCTTCATTCAGTGCAAATGGAAAATTCATCATAAGTGCAAGTGATGATTCACAAGTGTTTATATGGAAGAACGAAGAGCAGAAAAGTGGAGGCACCGGAAAAGGTAGAAACATAGTGGTTACAAGGGCTCATGAGAACTTCCAATGCAAAGATGTTTTAATTGCAGTGGCATGGCCTTGCATGATCAGGGGTGATCCTCCACCAGTGAAATTGCAGACTTCGAAACGGATTTCGAAACGTTTTTCGGTGTCCTCGTCTAATAATGTAGTAGATGATACTACTAACGCTAGAAGATTCCTCCTTCCACCACTTCCcaagaagaaaaacaagcaAGCCGCAGTAGATAGTGCTTCGAATTCTTCGGTCGAAGACCATGCCGCACTTTCGCATTCAGATTCTAGAAGAATGTTGCGGCATTTTTCAAAGAAGACTAATGGTCATCACGTTACTCATGAAGAAGATGATAATCCTGAAGCCATCTCACGATCGAATTCAGGGATTGGCGATTCGTTTAGTTCGAGTTCAAGTTCGTCCTCAGCTAGATATGGTTTTTCTTCAGCTTCATTTGGGTCATCATCTTTCTCTGAAGGTAGCCATGATTCCTCTCTAATTTATCCTTCGGCGTGGGGCTCGGTGATCGTGACAGCTGGAATTGGAGGCGAAATCCGTTGTTATCAGAATTTCGGGCTACCTCGCAAGATGAGCCGAGGTGGATTATACAAAATGATAAAACAAAGAATCAAAATCTTCTCTACAGAAGACGGAATTCTCCGTAGAAAG